From Triticum urartu cultivar G1812 chromosome 2, Tu2.1, whole genome shotgun sequence, a single genomic window includes:
- the LOC125535419 gene encoding acyl-[acyl-carrier-protein] desaturase 7, chloroplastic-like, with protein MATSWLLRHPCPLARPWTRTRNDIGLHVTSITYCYWRCTKASGGGRIMADMSMHTTSCKAEPALLPQADAAELAGGADPPPRASKRSARTGRAATVAARHDEEGTDDEWLMYLEPAKLEVFDHLEPWAEANVVPLLKPAQVAWQPTDLLPDPASLGADGFHAACSDISARAAGLPDAHLVCLVGNMVTEEALPTYQSIPNRFEAVRDLTGSSGTAWARWIRGWSAEENRHGDVLNRYLFLSGRVDMRQVERTIHNLIQSGMVMNAARSPYHGFIYVAFQERATSISHGNTARHAKEHGDLVLARICGAIAADEKRHELAYTRIVGKLFEIDPDGAVRALAYMMRRRIVMPASLMTDGRDGDLFAHYAAVAQQTGIYTASDYRSILEHLMKQWGVEELAAAELSDDGRRAREYVCALPHKIRRLEEKAHERSGQKAQPATSAPFSWIFDKPLNNSMG; from the exons ATGGCGACGTCATGGCTCCTCAGACATCCTTGTCCACTGGCCAGGCCATGGACGAGAACAAGGAATGACATAGGTCTCCATGTGACCAGCATCACCTACTGCTACTG GAGATGCACTAAGGCCAGTGGAGGAGGCAGAATCATGGCGGATATGAGTATGCACACCACCAGCTGCAAGGCAGAACCCGCCCTTCTACCCCAAGCGGATGCTGCCGAACTAGCAGGGGGAGCGGACCCTCCTCCTAGAGCTAGTAAGAGAAGCGCGCGCACTGGCCGGGCCGCCACCGTTGCGGCTAGGCACGATGAGGAGGGCACAGACGACGAATGGCTCATGTACCTGGAGCCGGCGAAGCTAGAGGTGTTCGATCATCTGGAGCCTTGGGCGGAGGCGAACGTGGTGCCGCTCCTTAAGCCCGCGCAGGTGGCGTGGCAGCCGACGGACTTGCTGCCGGACCCGGCGTCGCTGGGCGCCGACGGCTTCCACGCGGCGTGCTCCGACATCAGCGCGCGCGCGGCCGGCCTGCCCGACGCGCACCTCGTGTGCCTCGTGGGGAACATGGTCACGGAGGAGGCGCTGCCGACGTACCAGAGCATACCCAACCGCTTCGAGGCCGTGCGCGACCTCACCGGCTCCAGCGGCACTGCCTGGGCGCGCTGGATCCGCGGCTGGTCTGCCGAGGAGAACCGGCACGGCGACGTGCTCAACAGGTACCTCTTCCTCTCCGGCCGCGTCGACATGCGGCAGGTCGAGAGGACCATCCACAACCTCATCCAGTCCGGCATGGTCATGAACGCTGCGCGGAGCCCCTACCACGGCTTCATCTACGTCGCCTTCCAGGAGCGTGCCACCTCCATCTCGCACGGCAACACAGCCCGTCACGCCAAGGAGCATGGCGACCTGGTGCTGGCCCGCATATGCGGCGCCATCGCCGCCGACGAGAAGCGCCACGAGCTGGCCTACACGCGCATCGTGGGGAAGCTGTTCGAGATCGACCCGGACGGCGCCGTGCGCGCGCTGGCGTATATGATGCGCCGCCGGATCGTCATGCCGGCGTCCCTCATGACAGACGGCCGCGATGGTGACCTCTTCGCGCACTACGCGGCCGTGGCGCAGCAGACCGGCATTTACACCGCCTCCGACTACCGTAGCATCTTGGAGCACCTGATGAAGCAGTGGGGGGTGGAAGAGCTGGCGGCGGCGGAACTCTCCGACGACGGGAGGCGTGCGCGGGAGTACGTGTGCGCCTTGCCCCACAAGATCCGCAGGTTGGAGGAAAAGGCTCACGAGCGCAGCGGCCAGAAAGCCCAGCCTGCAACATCGGCCCCGTTTAGCTGGATCTTTGATAAGCCTCTCAACAACAGCATGGGGTAA